One genomic segment of Gossypium arboreum isolate Shixiya-1 chromosome 3, ASM2569848v2, whole genome shotgun sequence includes these proteins:
- the LOC108475187 gene encoding DELLA protein RGL1-like: protein MGNDVFSFGDLNVYGAPDKLSSSNNEFESFDGGNKGKAGGFYGVEDWGETGGIDSLPSDYGFYGDASMGASGFSFFKQDHHHQLQQQQQQEQLSFIEYGLLNGVSFNAQSPLIQACFDEIAELGGINNGVYEDIGEAKKGKQYPGLSSLGLLNNYGNGFKRLNGERKSDDDITVSDTKDEDRKLSTEEVMRVAGEMFLKSCGQTIDGISGIDHPFGLSFSGFSDRETRDIELAALLLAAAEKVGYQQYESASRLLKQCDYMSSKTGNPVQRVVYYFSEALREKIERETGRSSSKSLKWKPLCNYDTEMTALNPTVLACHGAFPFGQVSQFAGIQAIVENVAEANKVHIIDLAIKNGIQWTILIQALASRQHEYRLELLKITAVATEAKDLIDGTGKRLSSFAQSLGVPFAFKVVMVSDMLDLKEDFFELDAEETIVAYAAFAFRSMLVSPNRIENIMKVLRVMNPCLMVVTEVEANHNSPIFVNRFIEVLFYFSAYFDCIATCMEQDSKNREILESVFFGDGIRNMVAAEGTDRKVRNVKFDVWRAFFVRYGMEEAELSMSSKYQADLILKTFACGTCCTLDMNGKCLLVGWKGTPMLSISVWKFL from the coding sequence ATGGGGAATGATGTGTTCTCTTTTGGTGACTTGAATGTTTATGGAGCTCCAGATAAGTTGAGTTCTTCTAATAATGAATTTGAGAGCTTTGATGGAGGTAATAAAGGGAAAGCTGGTGGTTTTTATGGTGTTGAAGATTGGGGTGAAACTGGTGGCATTGATTCCTTGCCTTCTGATTATGGATTCTATGGAGATGCATCAATGGGGGCCTCTGGTTTCAGTTTCTTCAAACAAGATCATCATCATCAGCtgcagcagcagcagcaacaaGAACAACTAAGTTTTATAGAATATGGTCTGCTTAATGGTGTGAGTTTCAATGCTCAATCTCCATTGATTCAAGCATGTTTCGATGAAATTGCAGAGCTTGGTGGGATCAACAATGGAGTTTATGAAGATATTGGTGAGGCAAAGAAGGGAAAACAGTACCCTGGTTTATCTTCTCTTGGACTGCTAAACAACTATGGCAATGGATTCAAACGGTTGAATGGGGAAAGGAAAAGCGATGATGACATAACCGTATCCGACACTAAGGACGAAGACCGAAAGCTTTCGACCGAAGAAGTCATGAGGGTTGCTGGTGAGATGTTTCTCAAGTCATGTGGCCAAACTATTGATGGAATCTCTGGGATTGATCATCCTTTTGGTCTTTCTTTTTCGGGATTTTCGGATCGGGAGACGAGAGATATCGAGCTTGCGGCGCTCCTTCTTGCTGCTGCAGAGAAAGTAGGGTACCAACAATATGAAAGTGCAAGCAGATTGCTGAAACAATGTGACTACATGTCATCGAAAACAGGAAATCCGGTTCAGCGTGTGGTCTATTATTTCTCCGAAGCCCTTCGAGAGAAGATCGAAAGAGAGACCGGAAGAAGTTCATCGAAGAGTTTAAAATGGAAACCTTTGTGTAATTACGACACAGAGATGACAGCCTTGAACCCTACTGTATTGGCATGCCATGGAGCTTTCCCTTTTGGTCAGGTTTCACAATTTGCAGGGATCCAAGCCATTGTGGAAAATGTTGCTGAGGCCAATAAGGTTCACATAATTGATCTTGCAATAAAAAATGGTATTCAATGGACCATCTTAATCCAAGCTCTTGCATCTCGACAACACGAATATCGTCTCGAGCTCTTGAAAATAACCGCGGTTGCAACCGAAGCAAAGGATTTAATTGATGGTACCGGTAAGAGGCTCTCGAGTTTTGCTCAGAGTTTGGGGGTGCCTTTTGCTTTTAAGGTTGTTATGGTCTCAGATATGTTAGATCTTAAAGAAGATTTCTTTGAACTTGATGCTGAAGAAACCATAGTTGCCTACGCCGCGTTTGCTTTCCGGAGCATGCTTGTGTCGCCGAACCGGATCGAAAATATAATGAAGGTACTCAGGGTTATGAATCCTTGTTTAATGGTGGTAACCGAAGTCGAAGCCAACCATAACTCACCGATCTTCGTGAACCGTTTCATCGAAGTCCTGTTTTACTTCAGTGCATACTTTGATTGCATAGCTACTTGCATGGAACAGGATAGTAAGAACAGAGAGATCTTAGAATCAGTGTTCTTTGGTGATGGAATTCGGAACATGGTAGCGGCTGAAGGCACCGACAGGAAGGTCCGGAACGTGaagttcgatgtttggagggcgTTTTTCGTCCGGTACGGGATGGAGGAGGCCGAATTAAGCATGTCATCCAAGTACCAAGCAGACCTTATTCTCAAAACTTTTGCGTGTGGGACTTGTTGTACACTCGATATGAACGGAAAATGCTTGCTCGTCGGTTGGAAGGGGACGCCGATGCTTTCAATTTCGGTTTGGAAATTTCTATAA
- the LOC108474688 gene encoding uncharacterized protein LOC108474688, protein MESFGGSELAVVGCAVKKKRSGILRRPRVAAQTFTHNYILLSSPTPAIGCSGNEDQNFKNGSNGFGSENKLKLKLKLGGVTRTIHTNSTVDHAFDVEPGLTKSSHFSDVAQTREKSFLLGKKGSCVSDKGEGYGVQWKDLSRSGSGNGKGHSSRGKATGVCVAGNETDRHEPTRKSKRVPKRRVLDVGINSDDDDEDEEIRYLGRLNASNGHLNLKDEEDERNGGEGAAFEDRDYVEEDECISDDEPGSKRKKLGRGSVDLFVEGRTESTPTTRNRALQSGKDLLSGPGAALVEFPDGLPPAPSKKQKDKLSEVELQLKKAEAAQRRRMQSEKAARDAEAEAIRKILGQDSARKKKEDKMKKQRDELAQGKATKSETLASNTVRWVMGPGGTTVIFSEDIGLPQLFNSVPSGYPPPREKCAGPNCTNAYKYRDSKSKLPLCSLDCYKAIHAKAQPLIAC, encoded by the exons ATGGAAAGCTTTGGTGGGTCGGAGTTAGCTGTCGTTGGCTGTGCCGTAAAGAAGAAGAGGAGTGGCATATTACGACGTCCACGTGTTGCTGCGCAGACGTTTACACATAATTACATTTTATTGTCATCACCAACACCAGCCATAGGTTGTAGTGGCAATGAAGATCAAAATTTTAAGAATGGTTCTAATGGATTTGGAAGTGAGAATAAGCTGAAACTTAAGCTCAAGCTTGGTGGGGTTACACGTACGATCCACACAAACTCCACTGTGGATCATGCCTTTGATGTTGAGCCTGGCTTAACTAAGTCTTCCCATTTCTCCGATGTTGCTCAAACCCGAGAGAAGTCCTTTCTCCTG GGCAAGAAAGGCTCCTGTGTTTCAGATAAGGGAGAAGGCTACGGAGTTCAATGGAAGGATTTATCCCGAAGTGGCTCTGGTAATGGGAAGGGGCATTCCTCTAGGGGAAAAGCAACTGGTGTATGTGTAGCTGGGAATGAAACTGACAGACACGAGCCAACACGTAAGAGCAAACGGGTTCCTAAGAGGCGTGTATTGGATGTTGGTATAAatagtgatgatgatgatgaagatgaGGAAATCCGTTATCTAGGGAGACTAAATGCTTCAAATGGTCACTTGAACCTTAAAGATGAAGAGGATGAGAGAAACGGGGGAGAAGGTGCTGCTTTTGAGGATAGAGATTATGTGGAAGAAGACGAGTGTATATCCGATGATGAGCCTGGATCTAAAAGGAAGAAGCTGGGAAGGGGATCAGTTGATTTGTTTGTCGAAGGAAGAACCGAATCAACTCCCACTACACGAAATCGAGCTCTTCAGTCTGGGAAAGATCTCTTATCTGGTCCGGGTGCGGCTCTTGTTGAGTTCCCTGACGGTTTACCTCCTGCGCCATCTAAAA AACAAAAGGATAAACTTTCTGAAGTGGAGCTACAGTTGAAGAAGGCCGAGGCTGCACAGAGGCGTAGAATGCAGTCCGAGAAAGCAGCCAGGGATGCCGAG GCTGAGGCAATCAGAAAAATACTCGGTCAAGATTCcgcaagaaagaaaaaagaagataAGATGAAGAAGCAGCGGGACGAATTGGCACAG GGAAAGGCAACCAAATCCGAAACTCTCGCATCTAACACGGTGAGATGGGTTATGGGTCCTGGTGGAACGACGGTTATATTTTCGGAAGATATCGGTCTACCACAGTTATTCAATTCGGTGCCATCTGG TTATCCCCCACCAAGAGAAAAGTGTGCTGGTCCGAATTGTACAAATGCATACAAGTATCGGGATTCCAAGTCAAAGCTTCCACTATGCAGTCTTGATTGCTACAAAGCAATACATGCAAAGGCTCAACCTTTAATTGCATGTTGA